A genomic window from Micromonospora ferruginea includes:
- the asnB gene encoding asparagine synthase (glutamine-hydrolyzing): protein MCGLLAFFSARGDAAAHRDHIAGALECLHHRGPDETGVEVVGDASGRYADGVFAHKRLAIIDVALSHEPLPYAGGRYLLTFNGEIYNYIELRDELIRDYGAQFATNGDGEVIVAGYHYWGEQVLTRLRGMFAFVIWDRQERRAFGARDYFGIKPLHYLQTQDGLYLASEKKALLPFAHSAYQGDAGIDTANLSHYLTLQYVPEPGTLHKGISRIGSGEYLTWSPDGRIDVRRWYRPVFRPAPVPDEQRLYHDIRETLRESVRMHMRSDVPVGSFLSSGIDSTAVVALAREFNPNILTFTVGYDVPGYSEIDVAQESARHLDVTTIPTKIGPQDMIDALPKIVWHLDDPVADPALVPLYFVAKKAAEHVTVVLSGEGADEFFGGYTIYREPLSLSSVNGLPDGVQKGLRAVSRAIPQGVKGKSFLERGTTPIEERYYGNARMFTEEEKQHLLRRYDPSVRYTDVTAPIYAECTELDDVTKMQYVDLYTWLRGDILVKADRISMAHSLEVRVPFLDREVFDVAAGIPVDLKLPPRSEATKYAMRQALQGVVPPAIVNRKKLGFPTPTRVWLRGEMYEWARHVLATSGAGDLIDLSYAMRLLEEHKREEADHSRKVWTVLIFCIWHAIFVAKTLDPGIQRNQSALLTKPVVGSMVR, encoded by the coding sequence ATGTGCGGACTCCTGGCCTTCTTCAGCGCGCGCGGCGACGCCGCCGCCCACCGCGACCACATCGCCGGCGCACTGGAGTGCCTGCACCACCGGGGCCCGGACGAGACCGGGGTCGAGGTGGTCGGCGACGCCTCCGGCCGGTACGCGGACGGCGTGTTCGCGCACAAGCGGCTGGCGATCATCGACGTGGCGCTCAGCCACGAGCCCCTGCCCTACGCGGGCGGGCGCTACCTGCTCACCTTCAACGGCGAGATCTACAACTACATCGAGCTGCGCGACGAGCTGATCCGCGACTACGGCGCCCAGTTCGCCACCAACGGCGACGGCGAGGTGATCGTCGCCGGCTACCACTACTGGGGTGAGCAGGTGCTCACCCGGCTGCGCGGCATGTTCGCCTTCGTGATCTGGGACCGGCAGGAGCGGCGGGCGTTCGGCGCCCGGGACTACTTCGGCATCAAGCCGCTGCACTACCTCCAGACCCAGGACGGCCTCTACCTGGCCTCGGAGAAGAAGGCGCTGCTGCCGTTCGCGCACTCCGCCTACCAGGGCGACGCGGGGATCGACACCGCGAACCTGAGCCACTACCTGACCCTGCAGTACGTCCCGGAGCCGGGCACGCTGCACAAGGGCATCAGCCGGATCGGCTCGGGGGAGTACCTGACCTGGAGCCCGGACGGCCGGATCGACGTGCGCCGCTGGTACCGGCCGGTGTTCCGGCCCGCCCCGGTCCCGGACGAGCAGCGGCTCTACCACGACATCCGGGAGACGCTGCGGGAGAGCGTCCGGATGCACATGCGCTCGGACGTGCCGGTCGGCTCGTTCCTGTCCAGCGGCATCGACTCCACCGCGGTGGTGGCGCTGGCCCGCGAGTTCAACCCGAACATCCTCACCTTCACCGTCGGCTACGACGTGCCCGGCTACTCCGAGATCGACGTGGCCCAGGAGTCGGCCCGGCACCTCGACGTGACCACCATCCCGACCAAGATCGGGCCGCAGGACATGATCGACGCGCTGCCGAAGATCGTCTGGCACCTGGACGACCCGGTCGCCGACCCGGCCCTGGTGCCGCTCTACTTCGTGGCGAAGAAGGCCGCCGAGCACGTCACCGTGGTGCTCTCCGGCGAGGGCGCGGACGAGTTCTTCGGCGGCTACACGATCTACCGCGAGCCGCTCTCGCTGAGCAGTGTGAACGGCCTGCCGGACGGCGTGCAGAAGGGCCTGCGGGCGGTCTCCCGGGCGATCCCGCAGGGGGTCAAGGGCAAGAGCTTCCTGGAGCGCGGCACCACCCCGATCGAGGAGCGCTACTACGGCAACGCCCGGATGTTCACCGAGGAGGAGAAGCAGCACCTGCTGCGCCGCTACGACCCCTCGGTGCGCTACACCGACGTGACCGCGCCGATCTACGCCGAGTGCACCGAGCTGGACGACGTCACCAAGATGCAGTACGTCGACCTCTACACCTGGCTGCGCGGCGACATCCTGGTCAAGGCGGACCGGATCTCGATGGCGCACTCGCTGGAGGTGCGGGTGCCGTTCCTGGACCGGGAGGTGTTCGACGTCGCCGCCGGCATCCCGGTCGACCTGAAGCTGCCGCCGCGCTCCGAGGCCACCAAGTACGCCATGCGCCAGGCGCTGCAGGGCGTGGTGCCGCCGGCCATCGTCAACCGCAAGAAGCTGGGCTTCCCGACCCCGACCCGGGTCTGGCTGCGCGGCGAGATGTACGAGTGGGCCCGGCACGTGCTGGCCACCTCCGGCGCGGGCGACCTGATCGACCTGTCGTACGCGATGCGGCTGCTGGAGGAGCACAAGCGGGAGGAGGCGGACCACTCCCGCAAGGTGTGGACCGTGCTGATCTTCTGCATCTGGCACGCCATCTTCGTGGCGAAGACGCTCGACCCGGGCATCCAGCGCAACCAGTCCGCGCTGCTGACCAAGCCGGTCGTGGGCAGCATGGTCCGCTGA
- a CDS encoding lytic polysaccharide monooxygenase auxiliary activity family 9 protein, with protein MHRSRTAALVTAALTLAVGAFALASGPDPAAAHGAAMTPGARTYLCWKDGLTGTGEIRPNNPACASAVAENGANSLYNWFSVLRSDAGGRTTGFIPDGKLCSGGNPNFSGYDAARNDWPVTHLTAGRSMEFRYSNWAHHPGTFYFYVTKDSWSPTRPLAWSDLETQPFLQVTNPPQSGAVGTNDGHYYFTGTLPTNKSGRHIIYSRWVRSDSQENFFGCSDVTFDGGNGEVTGIGSGGNPSPTPTNPNPTPTNPTPTPTNPTPTPTGPTPTPTMPAGNCMAVYKVVSAWGGGFQGEVMIMNHSTRTYSGWTANWTWPSGQTINQVWNGTLSGSGASVTVTNAAYNGSIAPEGTTTFGFTANVSGQNTLPTVTCTGR; from the coding sequence GTGCACCGATCCCGTACGGCCGCGCTCGTCACCGCGGCCCTCACCCTGGCCGTGGGCGCGTTCGCCCTGGCCTCCGGGCCCGACCCGGCCGCCGCGCACGGCGCAGCGATGACGCCGGGCGCCCGCACCTACCTGTGTTGGAAGGACGGCCTCACCGGCACCGGTGAGATCCGGCCCAACAACCCCGCCTGCGCGTCGGCCGTCGCGGAGAACGGGGCGAACTCGCTCTACAACTGGTTCAGCGTGCTGCGCTCCGACGCGGGCGGCCGGACCACCGGGTTCATCCCCGACGGCAAGCTGTGCAGCGGCGGCAACCCGAACTTCAGCGGCTACGACGCGGCCCGCAACGACTGGCCGGTCACCCACCTGACCGCCGGGCGGTCGATGGAGTTCCGCTACAGCAACTGGGCCCACCACCCGGGCACGTTCTACTTCTACGTGACCAAGGACAGCTGGTCCCCGACCCGGCCGCTGGCCTGGAGCGACCTGGAGACGCAGCCGTTCCTGCAGGTGACCAACCCGCCGCAGAGCGGCGCGGTGGGCACGAACGACGGCCACTACTACTTCACCGGCACCCTGCCGACGAACAAGAGCGGCCGGCACATCATCTACTCGCGCTGGGTGCGCTCGGACAGCCAGGAGAACTTCTTCGGCTGCTCGGACGTGACGTTCGACGGCGGCAACGGCGAGGTGACCGGCATCGGCTCGGGCGGCAACCCCTCGCCGACGCCGACGAACCCGAACCCGACGCCCACCAACCCCACCCCGACGCCGACGAACCCGACGCCGACGCCGACCGGCCCGACGCCCACGCCGACCATGCCGGCCGGCAACTGCATGGCGGTCTACAAGGTGGTCAGCGCCTGGGGCGGCGGCTTCCAGGGCGAGGTCATGATCATGAACCACAGCACCCGGACGTACTCCGGGTGGACCGCGAACTGGACCTGGCCCAGCGGCCAGACCATCAACCAGGTGTGGAACGGCACGTTGAGCGGCAGCGGGGCGTCGGTGACGGTCACCAACGCCGCCTACAACGGCAGCATCGCACCCGAGGGAACCACGACGTTCGGCTTCACCGCGAACGTCTCCGGCCAGAACACGCTACCCACGGTCACCTGCACCGGCCGGTGA
- a CDS encoding carbohydrate kinase family protein encodes MGYAVVLGEALVDLLDAEHDGEPVYRQAVGGGPLNVSVAIARLGGDVQFVGSLGDDALAGRIRAFLTGAGVGVRGAVTVPAPTALAVATFAGPEPEFRFYGEPRSYALLGPDDLDVALVEGADVLYCGSIVLLDPPVLAAARRAWAVAGGLRVFDPNVRPSLLTAPGALDALRGVVAEFAAAAHLVKLSAADARVLYPDEPVEGVAAYLRELGASTVVVTLGADGALVAAGDDVVRVPAPKVDAVDATGAGDSVMGALVAELLAAGEPADPIGWRERVAFALRVAGLVCESPGGATAMPTRAAVATRFAVKGGAPA; translated from the coding sequence ATGGGGTACGCGGTGGTGCTCGGCGAGGCGCTCGTCGACCTGCTCGACGCCGAGCACGACGGGGAACCCGTCTACCGCCAGGCCGTCGGCGGCGGACCGCTCAACGTGTCGGTGGCGATCGCCCGCCTCGGCGGGGACGTGCAGTTCGTCGGCTCGCTCGGCGACGACGCGCTGGCCGGCCGGATCCGCGCCTTCCTCACCGGCGCCGGTGTGGGCGTGCGCGGGGCGGTGACCGTGCCCGCGCCGACCGCGCTGGCGGTGGCCACCTTCGCCGGCCCGGAGCCGGAGTTCCGCTTCTACGGCGAGCCGCGCTCGTACGCCCTGCTCGGCCCGGACGACCTCGACGTGGCGCTGGTCGAGGGCGCGGACGTGCTCTACTGCGGCTCGATCGTGCTGCTCGACCCGCCGGTGCTGGCCGCCGCCCGCCGGGCCTGGGCGGTCGCCGGCGGGCTGCGGGTGTTCGACCCGAACGTGCGCCCCAGCCTGCTCACCGCGCCCGGCGCGCTCGACGCGCTGCGGGGCGTGGTCGCCGAGTTCGCCGCCGCCGCGCACCTGGTGAAGCTGAGCGCCGCGGACGCCCGGGTGCTCTACCCCGACGAGCCGGTGGAGGGCGTCGCCGCGTACCTGCGGGAGTTGGGCGCGAGCACGGTGGTGGTGACGCTCGGCGCGGACGGTGCGCTGGTCGCGGCCGGCGACGACGTGGTGCGGGTGCCCGCGCCGAAGGTCGACGCGGTGGACGCCACCGGCGCGGGCGACTCGGTGATGGGCGCGCTGGTGGCCGAGCTGCTCGCCGCCGGCGAGCCGGCCGACCCGATCGGCTGGCGGGAGCGGGTGGCGTTCGCGCTGCGGGTCGCCGGCCTGGTCTGCGAGTCGCCCGGCGGCGCCACCGCCATGCCCACCCGCGCCGCCGTCGCCACCCGCTTCGCGGTGAAAGGCGGGGCCCCCGCTTAA
- a CDS encoding multidrug effflux MFS transporter produces MSQTVRTAARPPVRPSTPGGAALLVLLGTLTAIGPLSLDMYLPAFPAMARELGADQAGIQLSLTTCLIGLALGQLVTGPLSDRWGRRRPVLIGVVAYAVLALACAAAPTAPLLAAARFAQGMAGGMGVVVARAVVRDLYAGRDAARYFSRLTLVFGVAPVAAPSVGSLVLRFGSWRAVFLTLAAIGVVLAVAVALRLPETLPAERRSTGGLATTVRTMRSLAADRVYLGYALTQGFAFAGLFAYISGSSFVFQDVFGVSAAVFSVLFGVNALALVATGQLNARLLDRFSPRRLLVATLVVGVVTAAGVLTGALAGSLAVTAVALFAFVGSLGMVMPNSTALALDAHARHAGTAAALMGGIQSVVGALAAPLVGLGGEGSALPMAAVLAGAAALSLTAVLTLARRRPPGA; encoded by the coding sequence GTGAGCCAGACCGTGCGGACCGCCGCGCGCCCGCCCGTCCGCCCGTCCACCCCCGGCGGCGCGGCCCTGCTGGTGCTGCTCGGCACGCTCACCGCGATCGGCCCGCTCTCGCTGGACATGTACCTGCCGGCGTTCCCGGCGATGGCCCGCGAACTCGGCGCCGACCAGGCCGGCATCCAGCTCTCGCTGACCACCTGCCTGATCGGCCTGGCGCTGGGCCAACTGGTCACCGGCCCGCTCAGCGACCGCTGGGGGCGGCGCCGTCCGGTGCTGATCGGCGTCGTCGCGTACGCGGTGCTGGCGCTGGCCTGCGCCGCGGCGCCCACCGCCCCGCTGCTGGCCGCCGCGCGGTTCGCGCAGGGGATGGCCGGCGGCATGGGCGTGGTGGTCGCCCGCGCGGTGGTCCGCGACCTCTACGCCGGCCGGGACGCGGCCCGGTACTTCTCCCGGCTCACCCTGGTCTTCGGGGTGGCGCCGGTGGCCGCGCCGAGCGTCGGCAGCCTGGTGCTGCGGTTCGGCTCCTGGCGGGCGGTCTTCCTCACCCTGGCCGCCATCGGGGTGGTGCTGGCCGTCGCGGTCGCGCTGCGCCTGCCGGAGACGCTGCCGGCCGAGCGCCGCAGCACCGGCGGGCTGGCCACCACCGTCCGGACCATGCGGTCGCTCGCCGCCGACCGGGTCTACCTCGGGTACGCGCTGACCCAGGGCTTCGCGTTCGCCGGGCTGTTCGCGTACATCTCCGGGTCGTCGTTCGTGTTCCAGGACGTCTTCGGCGTCTCGGCGGCCGTGTTCAGCGTGCTCTTCGGGGTGAACGCGCTCGCGCTGGTGGCCACCGGGCAGCTCAACGCCCGGCTGCTCGACCGGTTCAGCCCGCGCCGGCTGCTGGTCGCCACGCTGGTGGTCGGCGTGGTCACCGCCGCCGGCGTGCTGACCGGCGCGCTCGCTGGCAGCCTCGCCGTCACGGCGGTGGCGCTGTTCGCGTTCGTGGGCTCGCTGGGCATGGTGATGCCGAACAGCACCGCGCTGGCGCTGGACGCGCACGCCCGGCACGCCGGCACCGCCGCCGCCCTGATGGGCGGCATCCAGTCGGTGGTCGGCGCGCTCGCCGCGCCGCTGGTCGGCCTCGGTGGCGAGGGCAGCGCGCTGCCGATGGCCGCCGTGCTGGCCGGCGCCGCCGCGCTCTCCCTGACCGCCGTGCTGACCCTCGCCCGCCGCCGACCGCCCGGCGCCTAG
- a CDS encoding aminoglycoside phosphotransferase family protein: MTLHHDEVPVDESVVRSLLAEQCPQWAALPLRPAGSGTDNTMYRLGDDLLVRLPRTAEKAASLRKEQRWLPRLASRLSFPVPEPRHAGAPSAAFGLPWSVYRWIDGDEVRPDTVSDWAALGADLASTVRELHALDLAGATRAGDLSGYRGGSLHPCDEWISGALDDCRRTIGAEVDVDRLDRLWRAGLARPEPAGPHVWLHSDLKPTNLLVRDGRLHAVIDFGGLTVGHPDAEHAPTWDLPPEARHAYREALGVDDETWARARAWAIAAAAGGVSYYWHTFPTFVAECRNRLREIVADAD, encoded by the coding sequence GTGACGTTGCACCACGACGAGGTACCGGTGGACGAGTCCGTGGTCCGGTCGCTCCTGGCCGAGCAGTGCCCGCAGTGGGCCGCGCTGCCGTTGCGGCCCGCCGGGTCCGGCACCGACAACACCATGTACCGGCTCGGCGACGACCTGCTCGTCCGCCTGCCCCGTACCGCCGAGAAGGCCGCCTCCCTGCGCAAGGAGCAGCGGTGGCTGCCGCGCCTGGCGTCGCGGCTGTCGTTCCCGGTGCCGGAGCCGCGGCACGCCGGCGCGCCGTCCGCCGCGTTCGGACTGCCCTGGTCGGTCTACCGGTGGATCGACGGCGACGAGGTCCGGCCCGACACCGTCTCCGACTGGGCCGCGCTCGGCGCCGACCTGGCCTCGACGGTACGGGAGCTGCACGCGCTCGACCTCGCCGGCGCGACCCGGGCGGGCGACCTGAGCGGCTATCGCGGCGGCAGCCTGCACCCCTGCGACGAATGGATCAGCGGGGCGCTCGACGACTGCCGGCGCACCATCGGCGCGGAGGTGGACGTCGACCGGCTGGACCGGCTGTGGCGGGCCGGCCTCGCGCGGCCCGAGCCCGCCGGCCCGCACGTCTGGCTGCACAGCGACCTGAAGCCCACCAACCTCCTCGTCCGCGACGGCCGGCTGCACGCGGTCATCGACTTCGGGGGCCTCACCGTCGGGCACCCCGACGCGGAACACGCCCCCACCTGGGACCTGCCGCCCGAGGCCCGGCACGCCTACCGGGAGGCGCTCGGCGTGGACGACGAGACCTGGGCGCGGGCGCGGGCCTGGGCGATCGCCGCGGCGGCCGGCGGCGTCTCGTACTACTGGCACACCTTCCCGACGTTCGTCGCCGAGTGCCGCAACCGGCTGCGGGAGATCGTCGCCGACGCCGACTGA
- a CDS encoding MBL fold metallo-hydrolase: MTTAAFAEIAAGVHLLREPLLHVNVVLVVGDGAALLVDTLSTAGQARELAAAARAVTPHPWTIVNTHHHFDHCFGNATLAGPDTPVYAQAQAVAVLRDHPDELRRAAYQEMRAEQPALADELARTELRVPTHTVHSETALDVGGRRVLLRHPGHGHTDADLVVHVPDADVLVAGDLVEQSGPPAFEESYPLRWPDAVADLLRLTTPATVVVPGHGEPVDVAFVREQHDRLARQAWLIRAGHTGSAPPERVAAESPFGARPGLIAARRGYAELDGTA, from the coding sequence GTGACGACCGCCGCCTTCGCCGAGATCGCCGCCGGCGTACACCTGCTGCGCGAGCCGCTGCTGCACGTCAACGTGGTGCTGGTGGTGGGCGACGGCGCCGCGTTGCTGGTGGACACGCTCTCCACGGCCGGGCAGGCCCGGGAGCTGGCCGCCGCCGCGCGGGCGGTCACGCCGCACCCGTGGACGATCGTCAACACCCACCACCACTTCGACCACTGCTTCGGCAACGCCACCCTGGCCGGGCCGGACACCCCGGTGTACGCGCAGGCCCAGGCCGTGGCCGTGCTGCGCGACCACCCCGACGAGCTGCGCCGGGCGGCGTACCAGGAGATGCGCGCCGAGCAGCCCGCGCTGGCCGACGAGCTGGCGCGCACCGAGCTGCGGGTCCCGACGCACACGGTGCACTCCGAGACGGCGCTGGACGTCGGCGGGCGGCGGGTGCTGCTGCGTCACCCCGGGCACGGGCACACCGACGCCGACCTGGTGGTGCACGTGCCGGACGCGGACGTGCTGGTGGCCGGTGACCTGGTGGAGCAGAGCGGGCCGCCGGCGTTCGAGGAGTCGTACCCGTTGCGGTGGCCGGACGCGGTGGCCGACCTGCTGCGGCTGACCACCCCGGCCACGGTGGTGGTGCCGGGCCACGGCGAACCGGTCGACGTGGCGTTCGTCCGCGAGCAGCACGACCGGCTCGCCCGGCAGGCGTGGCTGATCCGCGCCGGTCACACCGGCAGCGCCCCGCCGGAGCGGGTGGCCGCCGAATCGCCGTTCGGCGCCCGGCCCGGCCTGATCGCGGCCCGCCGCGGCTACGCGGAGCTCGACGGCACGGCGTGA
- a CDS encoding thioesterase family protein, protein MQEQPDSPFVPGLTARVELTVTDTDTALALGSGDVPVLGTPRVVALAEAATVAALAARLPAGATTVGVRVELEHRTATPVGRAVSAHAELVKVDGRRLVFEVTVTDGNAVAAQGRVERALVDRQRFVERATRA, encoded by the coding sequence ATGCAGGAGCAGCCGGATTCGCCCTTCGTGCCGGGCCTGACCGCCCGGGTCGAGCTGACCGTGACCGACACGGACACCGCCCTGGCGCTGGGCTCGGGGGACGTGCCGGTGCTCGGCACTCCCCGGGTGGTGGCGCTGGCCGAGGCGGCCACCGTGGCCGCGCTCGCCGCCCGGCTGCCCGCCGGCGCCACCACGGTCGGTGTCCGGGTCGAGCTGGAGCACCGCACGGCCACCCCGGTGGGACGGGCCGTCTCCGCCCACGCCGAGCTGGTGAAGGTCGACGGCCGCCGGCTGGTCTTCGAGGTGACCGTGACGGACGGCAACGCGGTGGCCGCGCAGGGGCGCGTCGAGCGGGCGCTCGTCGACCGGCAGCGCTTCGTCGAGCGGGCCACGCGCGCGTGA
- a CDS encoding phosphatase PAP2 family protein translates to MAVLTDPRPRPRRTDRVPDGGRRRVIAMAVWGVAFVAAWLAIGLPTDPAYAFLWIWAGTVAWNSNRPWRSHLRFARDWIPVVLLLAAYNLSRGFADNGATPHAMELIVADRFLTGWVTGGEVPTVWLQQHLYDPARVRWWDVLVSWIYFSHFVATLAAAAVLWMRNRERWISYMTRWGFLCAAGLVTYFVYPAAPPWWAAQNGLLTEVARISTRGWKEIGMHGAGNLLNAGQVASNPVAAMPSLHTAFALFVVLFFLRSVRKRWWPLLLAYPLAMTFTLMYSGEHYLIDVLVGWAYVGMTFLVVGLVERWWRARRARRAGTPAAVTGVTAPAAGPDAALAADPDAVPAERR, encoded by the coding sequence ATGGCCGTGCTGACAGATCCCCGCCCCCGCCCCCGCCGGACCGACCGCGTCCCCGACGGCGGGCGCCGTCGCGTGATCGCGATGGCCGTCTGGGGCGTCGCCTTCGTCGCCGCCTGGCTCGCCATCGGCCTGCCGACCGACCCGGCGTACGCGTTCCTGTGGATCTGGGCCGGCACGGTCGCCTGGAACTCGAACCGGCCGTGGCGCAGCCACCTGCGTTTCGCGCGGGACTGGATCCCGGTGGTGCTGCTGCTCGCCGCGTACAACCTGTCCCGCGGGTTCGCCGACAACGGCGCCACCCCGCACGCCATGGAGCTGATCGTCGCCGACCGGTTCCTGACCGGGTGGGTCACCGGCGGCGAGGTGCCGACCGTCTGGCTTCAGCAGCACCTCTACGACCCCGCCCGGGTGCGCTGGTGGGACGTGCTGGTGAGCTGGATCTACTTCTCGCACTTCGTGGCGACGCTGGCCGCCGCCGCGGTGCTCTGGATGCGCAACCGGGAGCGCTGGATCAGCTACATGACGCGGTGGGGTTTCCTGTGCGCGGCCGGGCTGGTCACCTACTTCGTCTACCCGGCCGCGCCGCCGTGGTGGGCGGCGCAGAACGGGCTGCTCACCGAGGTGGCCCGGATCTCCACCCGGGGCTGGAAGGAGATCGGCATGCACGGCGCGGGCAACCTGCTCAACGCCGGGCAGGTCGCCTCCAACCCGGTCGCCGCCATGCCGTCGCTGCACACCGCGTTCGCGCTGTTCGTGGTGCTGTTCTTCCTGCGCTCGGTGCGCAAGCGGTGGTGGCCGCTGCTGCTGGCCTACCCGCTGGCCATGACGTTCACGCTGATGTACAGCGGCGAGCACTACCTGATCGACGTGCTGGTCGGCTGGGCGTACGTCGGGATGACGTTCCTGGTGGTCGGCCTGGTCGAGCGCTGGTGGCGGGCGCGGCGGGCCCGCCGCGCCGGGACGCCGGCCGCCGTGACCGGCGTCACCGCCCCCGCCGCCGGTCCGGACGCCGCGCTCGCCGCCGACCCGGACGCAGTCCCTGCCGAGCGTCGCTGA
- a CDS encoding PH domain-containing protein, with amino-acid sequence MPPGPVPPGGWGPAPWGPPGGEEPRQRLHPLSPALHGAKSLVVVIAGLSWSTLSRVGFGWFAVLVAVFVLGATVLSVISWWNTGYHVVGRELRVHEGLLWRRTRAIPLERLQAVEVVRPLLAQLTGLAELRLEVVGGGKTEAPLAYLGVAEATALRQRLLAVAGRAPAPAPVPADGGGVPAAPAPAGRRLHAVRNQDLLVSQLLTPQAFLLPLGLAFVVAQFLSEGSWSFIAVASTLTAMAGVLLQPVRRVLDDWSFRLDADGDTLRVHNGLLETRMQTVPLHRVQTVGVTWPLLWRVKGWLRLRLEVAGYSAAEPDDRNRPDRLLPVGDAGTGARVVAEVLPGVRLDALPGTPPPVRARWLRPLSRAAVGAGLDERVFVARSGLLTRRVTLVPYARIQSVRVTQGPAQRRLRLATVHADTAGGAGAAAVDRDLADAWALAAELTTRARTARQADRSV; translated from the coding sequence GTGCCGCCCGGTCCGGTGCCGCCCGGGGGGTGGGGACCGGCGCCGTGGGGGCCGCCGGGCGGCGAGGAGCCCCGGCAGCGGCTGCACCCGCTGAGTCCCGCGCTGCACGGCGCGAAGTCGCTGGTCGTGGTGATCGCCGGCCTCTCCTGGTCGACCCTGTCCCGGGTCGGCTTCGGATGGTTCGCCGTGCTGGTCGCGGTCTTCGTCCTCGGCGCCACCGTGCTGTCGGTGATCAGTTGGTGGAACACCGGCTACCACGTGGTCGGGCGCGAGCTGCGGGTGCACGAGGGGCTGCTGTGGCGGCGTACCCGGGCCATCCCGCTGGAGCGGTTGCAGGCGGTGGAGGTGGTCCGGCCGCTGCTGGCCCAGCTCACCGGTCTGGCCGAGCTACGGCTGGAGGTGGTCGGGGGGGGCAAGACCGAGGCGCCGCTGGCGTACCTCGGGGTGGCCGAGGCCACCGCGTTGCGGCAGCGGCTGCTCGCCGTGGCCGGTCGGGCCCCGGCCCCCGCGCCCGTGCCCGCCGACGGCGGCGGCGTGCCGGCCGCCCCGGCGCCGGCCGGCCGCCGGCTGCACGCCGTCCGCAACCAGGACCTGCTGGTCAGCCAGTTGCTCACCCCGCAGGCGTTCCTGTTGCCGCTCGGCCTGGCCTTCGTGGTGGCGCAGTTCCTGTCCGAGGGCTCGTGGTCGTTCATCGCGGTGGCCAGCACGCTCACCGCGATGGCCGGGGTGCTGCTGCAACCGGTCCGCCGGGTGCTCGACGACTGGAGCTTCCGGCTCGACGCCGACGGCGACACGCTGCGCGTGCACAACGGGCTGCTGGAGACGCGGATGCAGACGGTCCCGCTGCACCGGGTGCAGACGGTCGGGGTGACCTGGCCGCTGCTCTGGCGGGTGAAGGGCTGGCTGCGGCTGCGGTTGGAGGTGGCCGGCTACTCGGCGGCCGAGCCGGACGACCGCAACCGCCCGGACCGGCTGCTGCCGGTCGGCGACGCCGGCACCGGGGCGCGGGTGGTGGCGGAGGTGCTGCCCGGTGTCCGGCTGGACGCGCTGCCCGGCACGCCGCCGCCGGTACGCGCCCGGTGGCTGCGCCCGCTGAGCCGGGCGGCGGTCGGCGCCGGGCTCGACGAGCGGGTCTTCGTGGCCCGGTCCGGCTTGCTGACCCGCCGGGTGACGCTGGTGCCGTACGCCCGGATCCAGAGCGTGCGGGTCACCCAGGGGCCGGCGCAGCGGCGGCTGCGGCTGGCCACGGTGCACGCCGACACCGCCGGTGGCGCCGGCGCGGCGGCGGTCGACCGGGACCTGGCCGACGCGTGGGCCCTGGCCGCGGAGCTGACCACCCGCGCCCGCACCGCGCGCCAAGCCGATCGTTCCGTGTAA
- a CDS encoding PH domain-containing protein encodes MTGDDLAGRSVAPRGPLEPWPETVHWQPISRDLIWVELIRLGIGLAVALVVLGAAWALSGHWLLGAAVGVALLLSAWRAITIVRAVRAWGYAERDDDLLVRHGLLVRRLSIVPYSRMQFVDVSAGPLERAFDLATVQLHTAAAASDARVPGLRPAEASRLRDRLTALGEDRAEGL; translated from the coding sequence GTGACCGGCGACGACCTCGCCGGCCGGTCGGTCGCCCCGCGCGGCCCGCTGGAGCCCTGGCCGGAGACGGTCCACTGGCAGCCGATCTCCCGCGACCTGATCTGGGTGGAGCTGATCCGGCTCGGCATCGGCCTCGCCGTGGCGCTGGTGGTGCTCGGCGCGGCGTGGGCGCTCTCCGGCCACTGGCTGCTCGGCGCCGCCGTCGGCGTGGCGCTGCTGCTGTCCGCCTGGCGGGCGATCACCATCGTGCGCGCGGTCCGCGCCTGGGGGTACGCCGAGCGCGACGACGATCTCCTGGTGCGCCACGGACTGCTGGTGCGCCGGCTCTCCATCGTCCCGTACTCGCGGATGCAGTTCGTGGACGTGAGCGCCGGTCCCCTGGAGCGCGCCTTCGACCTGGCCACCGTGCAGTTGCACACCGCGGCGGCGGCCAGCGACGCCCGGGTGCCCGGCCTGCGTCCGGCCGAGGCGTCCCGCCTGCGCGACCGGCTCACCGCCCTGGGCGAGGACCGGGCGGAGGGCCTGTGA